The Couchioplanes caeruleus sequence GTAGTAGTCACAGACCCGCAGGCCGTAGTCGCCGTTCCCGTAGTTCGTCAACCAGACCGCGCCCAGGTAGTGCTCATCGTGGTCGGTGTAAAGCCCGATCCAGGTGTAGTCGCCGAGCCGTACCGGCTCGGGCGAATAGACGGCGAGCGCGGGGGACGCGACGGCCAGCGAGGCCAGCACGCCCACGGCGGCGGCCACGGCAGTCTTCCGAAGATTCTTGCGCACCAGAGGATCCTTTCTGTCCGGGTGCGTGTTCTGGCGGTCATCGTCGACCGGGCGGCTTCCTCGCCTCAATACGTATCTATCCGCCGCCTCCGCTATCTGTCCTGCTCAGACAGATAGCGTCGGGTGCCTCCGGCCCGGGCCCGCCGTCCTCGGACGGCTCAACCGGACCTTCGCGACAGGTAGTGACAGACCGATGATCCATGGCGATACTGGATCATCGTGACGGACCCCAAGCCGCCATGGTGGCGTGAGGTCGACGACGCGGTCGCGTTGTTGGTCTCGACGGTGAACACCGCAGCCGGACAAGCTGCCCGAGAAGGCTCCTATGTGGCCCCGCCGAACGCCCCGGCGCCTCGGCGCCGGCGAAGCCCGGCGTCGCTGCGGCACATCGCCGAGGTGATCCGGACCCACCGGTTGGCTCCGGGCGCCACGGTCGACAAGGATGCGGTCGCCCAGGTGCTCGCCGGCGATCACCGGATCGTCGTGGATCCGATTCCGGTCATCGCCGTCATGCACGCCTGCCGTCGGATCGCGGGGCGACCCTTCGAGGTGGCGGACGCCGCGCAGATCGCGGCGGCCTCGGCACGCATCACCGCTCTGATCGAAGCCGCGAAGGCCGCCGACGTCCGTGCGCCACGGCTACTGCCGGCACCACGGCCGCCCTCGGCGCTCGCGCGCGTGCTTCGCCCGAAGCCGGCGGAAGAAGATGCCGGGCGGGAGTTCGTGATCGACGCCAGGCCGCTGCGGGGGCGTGACGGATGGCCGACCCGGGCGGCGGCGATGGCGGTGGTCGCTGTGCTTGCCGCCGCGATCGGCGCACTGGTGACACTGCAGGTGGCACCGCAGTTCGCCACGTCGACCGAAGCCGAGCCGGTCGCGGACCGGCCGTGTGCGGAGGACACCGCCGGCGACGACCTCGTACGGCCCGAGGTGGTGGGACCGGACAGCGCCGCGCAGGTGATCGAGCCGTTCCTGGACTTCGACGAGATGAACGGTTCGGCCCGGTACAACCGCTACCGCGGCCGGACGTACTACTGGGGCCGGGCGGGCTCGGACGACAATGTGCCACAGGCCGGCGGGGCACGGATCCGCTGGCAGAAGGCCGGTGGGCCATGGCACGACTGTCCGGTGACACTGGCGGTCGACGAGCGTGACTACGTCCGAACGCCCGCGGTGGCGACCACCATCGGCGGGGAGGCGGTCCGGGTGCAGGTCTGTCTGTGGCGCCAGCAGCCGTACCGGCAGAACTGCACCATGATCCTGTCGTGACTGCCGCGGTCGAAACCGGTCGTCAGCGTACGAGCCGGTCGACGAACGCCGTGACGGCGTCGTCGGGGGAGAGGTCGGCGCCGATCGAGGTGGTCAGCAGGTCGAGCAGGAGGCCGTCCATGGCGTAGTGCAGCAGGGCGATCTCGGCCGCCCCGCCGGGCAGCCCGGTGGTCTCGTGGAACGCCACGTCGTCGCGGTAGTGGCGGCGCAGTGTTCCGCCGAGGATCTCGGCGAGTCCGGGCCGGCGGGCCGCCTCCAGGCGCAGCTCGATGAGGGCCCGGGTCAGCTCGGGCTGCGCCGTGGTGCGCTGCAGGATGTACCGGAGGTAGTCGACGAACAGCTCGCGGCCCGGTTCCCGGTCGGCGAGGTCGGCGAGCACCGCCTCGTCCGGCGTGAACCGTTCCATGATCCGCTCGCCCAGGGCGCCGAGCAGGGCGTCGCGGGAGCGGAAGTAGTTCGACGCCGTGCCGATCGGTACGGCCGCCTCGGCGTCGACCGCGCGGTGGGTGAGGCCGCGGGCCCCGGATTCGGCGAGGACGCGCAGCCCGGCGTCGGCCAGTAGTCGGCGGCGCTCCGGATTTCTTGCCACGGAAAAGACACTAGCACTGACCACTACACCTGATGTAGTTTCAACCACGACAACGATAGTGGTTGATGAGGAGTCAAGATGCGAAAGCTCGTGTACTACGTGGCCGCCTCCCTCGACGGGTTCATCGCCGCGCCGGACGGGAGCTGGGAGTTCTTCGGGCCGGTGGACCCCGACCTCGCGGCGTTCGTCAACGACCGGTTCCCGGAGACCATCCCGACCGCCCTGCGGGAGCAGTTCGGCGTCACCGCGCCCCACCAGGCCTTCGACACCGTGGTCATGGGACGCGGCACCTACGAGCCCGCGTTGGCGGTCGGTGTCACCAGCCCCTATGCCCATCTGCGCCAGTACGTGTTCTCCCGGACGCTGGACCCGGCGACCGACCCGGCGGTGACCGTCGTCGCCGACGACCCGGTGCCGTACCTGCGGGAGCTGAAGCAGCAGCCCGGCATGGACATCTGGCTGTGCGGTGGTGGCGCGTTCGCCGCCGCAGTCCGGTCGGAGATCGACGAGTTCGTGGTCAAGCTCAACCCGGTACTCGCCGGGGGAGGCGTCCCGCTCGTCGGCGGCCCGTTCGACCCGCAGCGGCTGACGCTTCTCGACGCGACCCCGGTCGGCGCGAACGGGATCGTGGTCCTGCGCTACCGCTCGGACCGTGACCGTACGTAGGCACCACGGTCAGCCGCGGTCCGGCGATTCGGCGAACACCCTGCTGCGGCGGACGTCCTCCTCCGTGATCAGCATCAGGTCGTCGCGGCTGACCTTGCCGGAGAGCGCGACGAGGCGGTTGGCCTGCCGGAGGCGGGCGCGCTCCAGGGCGTTGCGGACGCTGCGCGCGTTCGCGAAGCGCGGCATGGTGCGCCGGCGGTCGAGGTACTCCTGGAATGCCTCCCGGGCCGCATCGGTGAAGCGGTAGGCGTCCCGGGTGAGCATCAGTTCGGCGATCTCGGCCAGCTCGTCCGTGCCGTAGTCCTCGAACTGGATGTGGTGCGACACCCGCGAGCTCAGTCCGGGGTTCGACGAGAAGAACGTCTCCATCCGGTCCTCGTAGCCGGCGAAGATGACCACCAGCGAGTCGCGTGCGGACTCCATCTCCTGCAACAGGATCTCGATCGCTTCCTGCCCATAGTCGCGTTCATTGTCCGGGCGGTACAGGTAGTAGGCCTCGTCGATGAACAGTACGCCGCCGGCCGCCCTGGCCAGCGCCTCCTTGGTCTTCGGTGCGGTGTGCCCGATGAACTGGCCGACCAGGTCGTCGCGGGTGACCGGGTGCACCCGCGGCGCCCGCAGGTAGCCCAGCGCGTGCAGGATCTCGGCCATCCGCAGCGCGACGGTGGTCTTGCCGGTGCCCGGTCCGCCGGCGAAGCTCATGTGCAGCGATGGCCTGCTGGCGACGAGGCCGAACCGTGCGCGTGCCCGGTCCACCATCAGCAGCGCCGCGATCTCGCGGATGCGCCGCTTCACGCCGGCCAGCCCGACCAGCTCCGCGTCCACGGCGCCGAGCACGGCCCGTACCCGCGCGGCGGCCTCGTCCGCCTGCATGTCCACCTTGGCCTGGGCGTCGAGGATCGGCGCCGGCGGGGCCGCCGGTTCCCCGCCGCCGCTCGCGGGGGCGGCCCCCGGCCGGTACATCGAGAATCCGGAGTCGGCGGTGCTCACCGGGCGCCGTCACCGCCGCGGCCGTAGCGGGCGCCGCTCGGAGCCTCGGTGGCGTAGGAATGCACGCCGTACCGCTGCACGCGGTCGCTGCCCTCCGTGCGGTCCAGCCGGAAGCCGGGCTCCTCGGCCGGGCGTTGCACCACGAAGCTCATCGCGATGGTCTGGCGGCCGAGCTTCGCGTCGTACGCCAGCACCCGGACGTAGTGGCCGGGGAAGGTGGCGCGGCAGTCGTTGATCTCGCGGAGCACGCCGTCGGGTTCGGCGAGGTCGAACATCGGCAGACCCCACATCTCCCAGTACACGTTGCGGGGGTGCGGATCATCGGTGTACTCCACCGAGATCGGCCAGCCGTTCAGCAGCGCGTAGCGGACCTGCGCGGCGATCTCGTCGTCGGTCAGCTCCGGCAGGTAGGAAAACGATCCGTGTCGCAGGTACATGGCGGCTCCTAGACGCTTGCCGTCGCAACGGCGTCGGGGGCATCGGTGGCGGCGTAGTCGAAGGTCACGTCGCCCCAGGTGGCGAGCGCCACCTCCAGCGGCCGGTTGCGCTGCCCGGCGCTCCGGAGGATGTCCGGGCCCTCCTTGAGGAGGTTGCGCCCCTCGTTGCGGGCCTTGATGATCGCCTCGAGCGCGACCCGGTTGGCCTCGGCCCCGGCCGCGACACCGAGCGGGTGGCCGATGGTGCCGCCGCCGAACTGCAGGATGACGTCCTCGCCGAGCAGGTCGACAAGCTGGTGCATCTGCCCGGCGTGGATCCCGCCCGAGGCGACCGGCAGCACGCCGGGCATGCTCGCCCAGTCCTGGTCGAAGAAGATCCCGTTGCCGTGATTGGCCGGGACGTGCCCCAGGCGCAGTGTGTCGTAGAAGCCCTTGGTGGTGGCGGGATCGCCCTCGAGCTTGCCCACGATCGTGCCGGCGTGGACGTGGTCGACGCCGATCAGCCGCGACCACTTGGCGATCACCCGGAAGCTGACCCCGTGCGTCTTCTGCCGCGTGTAGGTGCTGTGGCCGGCGCGGTGCAGGTGCAGCAGCACGCTGTTGCGGCGGGCCCAGTGGGCCATCGACTGCATCGCCGAGTAGCCGACCGTCAGATCCATCATCACGACGACGCTGCCGAGCTCCTTGGCGAACTCCGCGCGCTCGTACATGTCCTCGACGGTCGCGGCGGTGATGTTGAGATAGTGGCCCTTGATCTCGCCGGTCTGCGCCATCGCCCGGTTCACCCCCTCCATCGCGTAGAGGAACCGGTCCCGCCACCGCATGAAGGGCTGGGAGTTGATGTTCTCGTCGTCCTTGGTGAAGTCCAGTCCGCCGCGGCAGGCCTCGTACACCACCCGGCCGTAGTTGCGCGCCGAGAGTCCCAGCTTCGGCTTGATGGTCGCACCCAGCAACGGACGGCCGAACTTGTTGAGGACCTCGCGCTCCGTCACGATGCCGTGGGCGGGACCCTGGAAGGTCTTCACGTACGCCACCGGGATGCGCATGTCCTCCAGGCGCAGAGCCTTCAGCGGCTTGAACCCGAAGACGTTGCCGATGATCGACGACGTGAGGTTGGCGATGGAGCCCTCCTCGAAGAGGTCGATGTCGTAGGCGACGTAGGCGAGATGTTCTCCGTCGCGGCCGGGCACGGGATCCACCCGGTAGCACTTGGCCTGGTAGTGCGTGTTCGCGGTGAGCCGGTCGGTCCACACCACGGTCCAGGTCGCCGTCGACGACTCGCCCGCCACCGCCGCCGCGGCCTCCACCGGCTCCACGCCCGGCTGCGGGGTCACCCGGAACACCGCCAGCACGTCGGTGTCCTTGGGGCGATAGTCGGCGTCGTAGTAGCCCATGCTGGCGTAGCTGTGCACGCCCGGGTCCCATCGGTCCGGCTCGGTCACGGGGCCTCCTCCTGATCCGGCCCGGGTTGCCGGGCTCGGTTACCACAATGGTCGGTCTCCCTTGAGCCGTCTAGCGAGTGTTCGCCATAGACACATGAGCAAATACTTGACTATGGTGGCGCCGTGACACCGGCCCGGCTGCAGACCTTCCTGGCGATCGTCGAGCACGGTTCGGCACGCGCCGCGGCGCAACGGCTGTCGGTGACCGAGTCGGCCGTGTCCGCGGCGCTGGCCGCCCTGCACCGCGAGGCCGGCGTCGTGCTGTTCGAGCGGCACGGTCGTGGCCTGCGCCTCACCGAGTCCGGCCGGATCTTCGCCGGCTACGCGCGGCGCATCCTCGGCCTGCTCGACGAGGGACTGTCCGCCGCCCGGCAGAGCGGCGACCCCGAGCGGGGCCGGGTCCGCCTCGGCGCCGTCACGACCGCCGGCGAATACCTCGTCCCGGGTCTGCTCGCCTCCTTTCGAGCCCGGTATCCGCAGGTGGAGGTGACCCTCGACGTCGGCGTACGCGATCGGATGTCCGCCCTGCTGGCCGACCACCGGCTCGACATCGTGATCGGAGGCCGGCCCAGCCGCGGTTCGAGCACCCGGGCCACCCGGCCGAACTCGCTGATCGTGGTGGCCGCCCCGGGCACGGTGCCGGAGCTGTCGGCCGTGACCTGGCTCCTGCGCGAACCCGGATCGGGCACCCGCGACACGGCCCTCGCGCTGCTCGACGCCCTGCAGGTGGCGCCGCCCACCCTGGCGCTGGGTTCGCACGGCGCCGTCGTGGCCTCGGCCGCCCTCGGTCTGGGCGTCACGCTGGTGTCGGCCGATGCCGTGACCGGCCACCTCCGGCAGGGAACGCTGCAACGCGTCCCGGTGCGGGGAACGCCGCTGCACCGCCCCTGGCACGCCGTCACCACCGCGGCCCCCACCGCCACCGCGACGCTGTTCCTCGAACACATCACCGACCGGGACAGTGTGGGTGAGCTGGCGTTCCGGCCGCGCCGCGGTCCGGCGCGCGACTGAGCGTCCGGCACACTCACCCCGGCGGCCCCCCGTGCGGGTGAGGCCCGCACGGCGTCATCCGGCCTACCGTCGCCTCCAACGCCGAGAGGGGGCCCGCCGTGCCGGAGGCGCACAAGACGCTGACCCGTTACACCATCGAGCAGGAGCACCGGCATCTCGACTCGACCGGTGACTTCTCCGGCCTGCTGAACGCGATCAGCACGGCAGTGAAGATCATCGCGAACCAGGTGAACAAGGGGGCCCTGGTCGGCGCCCCGAAGAACCTCGACGGCATCAGCAACGAGGTGATGATCGGCGAGACGGAGTGGACCGGCCACCTGGCGGCCATGACCTCCGACCGCACCGGCGACGTCTATCCGGTCCCGCAGCCGTACCGGCGGGGCAAGTATCTGCTGGCGTTCGACCCGCTCGACGGCTCGGACACCATCGACGTCGGCATTCCCGTCGGGACCATCTTCTCCATCCTGCGCAGTCCCCGCCCGAACGCGCCCGCGAGCGCCGCGGACTTCCTGCAGCAGGGCGTCGCCCAGGTCTGCGCCGGATTCGCACTGTACGGGCCGTCGACGGTGCTGGTGCTCACCACCGGCGACGGCGTGGACGGCTTCACGCTGGACCGCGACATCGGCGCCTTCATCCTCACCCATCCGCGCATGCGGATACCGGAGAGCACGGAGGAGTTCGCCATCAACGCCTCCAACGAGCGCTTCTGGGAACCTCCCGTGAAGCGTTACGTCGCCGAGTGCCTGGCCGGCCGCTCGGGGACGCGCCAGCGCGACTTCACCATGCGCTGGGTCGCCTGCCTGGCCGCCGAGACGTTCCGCATCCTCACCCACGGCGGCGTCTTCCTCGACCCGGACGACAGCGGCGCGGGCCGCCCGCGCCGGCCGCGGCTGCTGTACGCGGCCAACCCGATCGCGTACGTCGTCGAGCAGGCCGGTGGCCTCGCGAGCACCGGCCGGCAGCGGCTGATGACCTGCGTCCCCGGCGGTCTGCGGGAGCGGGTGCCGCTGATCTTCGGCTCCCGCACCGAGGTGGAGCGCATCGAGCGGTACCACCGCGACCGCGTGGATCTGCACGACGACGACTTCTCGCTGTTCAACACCCGCTCCCTTTTCCGTACGTGACGCATAGGGGCCATGCCTTGTCCATCAGACACCCCGTTGTCGCCGTCACCGGCTCGTCCGGCGCCGGCACGTCGTCGGTCACCAGGACGGTGCAGCAGATCTTCCGGCGCGAGGAGATCACGCCGGTGGTGGTCGAGGGCGACTCGTTCCACCGCTTCGACCGTACGCAGATGCAGGCCGAGATGGCCCGGGCGGAAGCCGAGGGCAACCACCACTTCTGCCACTTCGGCCCGGAGGCCAACCTCCTCGAGGAACTGGAGGAACTGTTCCGCGGCTACGGCGAGAACGGGTCCGGCAGGATCCGCAGATACCTGCACGACGAGACGGAGGCGGCGCCGTACGGGCAGGAGCCGGGCACCTTCACCGCGTGGGAGGACGTCCCGGCCGGCACCGACCTGCTCTTCTACGAGGGCCTGCACGGCGCGGCCGTCACCGACAAGATCGACGTCGCGCGGCACACCGACCTGATCGTGGGCGTCGTACCGATCATCAACCTCGAATGGATCCAGAAGCTGCACCGCGACCGGACCACTCGTGGCTACAGCGACGAGGCGGTCGTGGACACGATCCTGCGCCGGATGCCGGACTACCTGAACTACATCTGCCCGCAGTTCTCGCGTACGCACATCAACTTCCAGCGCGTCCCCACTGTGGACACCTCCAACCCCTTCATCGCCCGCTACATCCCGACAGCCGACGAAAGCTTCCTCGTCATCCGGTTCGCGGACCCCGCGGGCATCGACTTTCCGTACCTGCTCGCGATGCTGCACGACTCGTTCATGTCCCGGCCCAACATCATCGTCGTTCCCGGCGGGAAGATGGAGCTGGCGATGCAGCTCATCCTGACGCCGATGGTGCTGCGGCTGATGGAACGCCGCCGGCGTGCCTAACACACGTTGGGGACCGTCACCTCCACCGTGGTGCCACCACCGGGCTGCGACTTGATGCGCAGCCGGCCGCCGAGCAGATGCACGCGTTCCGCCATCCCCGTCAGCCCGTAGCCGGATCCGGGGCTGCCCGACGCGTCGAACCCCGTCCCGTCGTCGGTGACGCTGAGCATGACCATGCGGCCGTGCCTGGCCAGGCGGATCACGGCTCTGCTCGCCTCGGCGTGCTTGACGATGTTCTGCACCGACTCCTGGGCGATGCGGAACAACGAGGAGCTCACATGGCCCGGCAGCGCGAACTCCGTGGCGTCCACCTCGATGCTCAGGCCGGGCACGCCCCGCGCCATGCTGGCCAGGCCGGCCGCCAGCCCCTGGTCGTCGAGGACCGGGCTGTGCAGCCCGGTGATCGCGCTGCGCGTCTCGCCGAGCGCCAGGTCGGCCAGCGACCGGGCCGCCGCCACCTGCTCGGCCACGTACCCCACGTCGCCGTCGCCGAGCGCCACGTCCGCCGCCGAGAGATGGAAGGACAGACTCGCGATCGCCTGGGTGACCCCGTCGTGCAGGTCCGCGGCCACCCGCCGGCGTTCCGCCTCCTGGGCGCCGACGGCGCTGGCGACGACCGCGTCCCACTCGTCCTGGTGTTCGCGCATCGTCGTCAACGCGGCCGCCACGTAGACGCGCAGGCCGACGAGGTCCGCCACCCGCTGCGCGGCGTCCCGCTCGGGCCGGCTGAACTCGCGCCGGGTGCGGCTGTGCAGGGCCAGCACGGCGGAACTGCCGCCGCCGGCCACCCGCGCCGGGACGCACAGCCGCGACACCGGCTGACCGGGGGAGAGGCCGAGCAACTCGCGGTGCCGGGGGTTGCGCGGGTGGTCGTCCACCAGGCCGACCGGGACCCCCTCGGCGGCCACCCGGCCGGCGATGCCGAAGCCCGCCGGCAGCCGCAGCGGCGCGCCCGCCGTGGCCGGCGCCGGATGGCTCGCCGCCAGCACCAGGTCGCCGCCGCTCTCGACCAGGAACGTCAGGCAGCCGTCGGCGCCGAGCGCCTCGGTGAGCAGGCGCGCGACCTGGGTCAGGACCACGGCCAGCGCCGGCTCACGGGTCACCCACCGCCCGGCGGCGGCGATGAGCGCGTCCCGGCCGGGAATCGCCGGCTCCATCAGTGGAACAGGCCCTCGCGCAGCGCGGTCGCCACCGCGCCGCCCCGGTCCCGGACGCCCAGCTTGCGGTAGAGGCCCCGCACGTGGGTCTTGACGGTGTCGTCGCTGACGACCAGCCGGGCCGCTATCGCCTTGTTCGACAACCCGCCGACCAGCAGGGCGAGCACCTCGCTCTCGCGCTGGGTGAGGCCGAGCCGGGCGCCCGGCCAGAACTCGCCCTTCTGCAGGTGCGCGGCGGACGTGGCGATCCGGCCGGCGAGGCTGGGATCGATGACGACCTCCCCGAGACTCACGTTCTCCAGGTGGCGCACCAGCTCGTGCGCGTCCACCCGCTTGAGCAGGTAGCCCGCTGCGCCTGCGCGCAGCGCCTGGTAGAGGTACTGCTCGTCGTCGTAGACCGTCAGGAAGACCACCTTCGCCCCGGCGTCGACCTCGCGGATCGCCCGGCAGACGTCCAGCCCGCTCGCCCGGCGCAGCCGTACGTCGCACAGCACGATGTCCGGCCGGTCGTCGGTGACCGCGCGCACGGCGCCCGCCGGCTCGCTCGCCGTCCCGATCACCTGCACCCGGTCGGGAAACCGGGACAACATCGCGGACACGCCGTGCAACACCATCTCGTGGTCGTCGACCAGGAGAACGCGGATCGGCGGCATGGTCCCACCGTAGCGGCCTTCGGTGATGCATTCAGTTTCATCCATGAACGGAGCGCACCTCAAGAAATCCTCAACAAAAGAGCTCATAACTCAGAGTCGCTGGACGACTGCAAGGCGCAACACCCCGTAAATGAGGGTGGGTACGACCGAAGCGTCCAAGGAGTCCTCATGCTCATTCGTCTCGTCCAGACTCTGGTCAACCCCGAACTCCGCGACGACGAAGGCGCCACGGCAGTGGAGTACGGCCTCATGGTGGCCCTCATCGCGGTCGTCATCATCGGCGCGGTGATCCTGCTCGGGGACAACCTCAGCGGCATGTTCAGCGGCGTGGCCGATCAGGTGCAGGCGCCGAACCCGTGAGCCGGCAGGGGCGTGGCGGGCGTACCTCTCCCGCCACGCCTGCCCCCGGCGGCGACCAGGGAGCGGCCGCGGTGGAGATGGCGTTGGTCCTTCCCCTGCTCCTGCTCCTGCTGTTCGGGATCATCGACTTCGGCCGCGCGCTGAACGCCCAGATCACGCTGACCGAGGCGGCCCGCGAGGGGGCCAGGGCGGCGGCCCTGGGATTCGACGGCCGTGCCCGCGTCACCTCGGCCGCCGGCCCGGTCCGGGTCGACACCCTGGACATCAGCGCGTGCGACGGCGACCTCGGCGCCGACGCGGTGGTCAGCATGTCGCACGCCTTCCGCCCGGTGACGCCGGTGGGCTCCCTGATGGGATTCTTCGGCGGCGGCTCGGACGGGTCCTTCACCATCGTCGCGCGAGGGGTCATGCCATGCGTCGGATGACGGCACGGCGCCGGCCGGCTCGCGGCGACGACGGCGCGGTCACCGCGCTGGTCGCCGTCCTGCTCGGGACCGGTGTCCTGCTCGGCGTGGCCGCCGTCGTCGTCGACGTCGGCCGGCTCTACGCCGAGCGCGAGCAGCTCCAGAGCGGCGCTGACGCGGCGGCCTGGGCGGTCGGCGAGGGCTGTGCCACCACGCCCGCCGGGTGCGCCGACCAGGACGCCACGGCCGGCGGGTACGCCGACGGCAACGCCGCCGACGGGGCCGCGACGGTCACGGAGATCTGCGGCAGCGGGCCGGGCCTGCCCGCGTGCCCGGCCCCGGTCGCGAACAGGACGAGCTGCCTGGGCACGGTTCCCGCCGCGGTCCCGTACGCGGAGGTCCGCGTGGAGACCCGGCTGCCGGACGGCTCGACCGTGCTGCCGTCCGTGTTCGCCCGGGCGCTGACCGGCCAGCGCGACGGTACGACGGTGGGCGCCTGCGCCCGCGTCGCCTGGGGGCCGCCACGGGTGGCCGAGGGCTTCGCCGTCACGTTCTCGATCTGTGAGTGGCGCGAGCTCACCCAGGACGGTACGGCGTTCTGGCCTTCCCCGTCGGCGGGCCTGCCGCCGCCGCAGGCCGAGCAGATCATCCGGCTCAAGGACAGCACCGGCGCGAGCACCTGCCCGGCCGGCCCGTCCGGCTGGGACCGGCCGGGCGGGTTCGGGTGGCTTGACGACCCGTCCGCGTCCTGTGCGGTGACGGTCGAGACGGACGGCACGTTCGGCGGCAACACCGGCAACTCCGCGTCGCAGCCGTGCCGGGACGCGATGTGGGAGGCCTGGGAGGCGCGGAGCGTCGTCCTGATCCCGGTCTACGACGCCGTCCGCTCGCAGGGGGCGGGGACGACCTACCACCTGGCCGGCTTCACCTCGTTCGTGATGACCGGATACCAGCTCTCCGGGTTCTCGGCACCGTCCTGGCTGACCGGCCTGCGGCGGTGCGGTGGCGCCGAGCGGTGCCTCTACGGCTATTTCGTGCGCGGCCTGGTCCGGACGACGGGCGCGCAGATCGGCGGGCCCGACCTGGGTGCCGCGGTCGTCAATCTCGTCGGCTGAGTCGAGCAGGGAGTACAGATGAAACGGCGGCTTCTCGCGGTGCTCGTCGCCGCCGTCCTGGCGGGCGTCGGCTGCCTGGCGGTCGTCGCGTACGTGCGCGGCGCCGACCAGCGGGCACTCGCCGGCCGTGAGGCGGTCTGGGTGCTCGTCAGCACGCGGCGCATCCCGGCCGGCACCACCGCGGCCGGCATCCGCGGCGGCGGGTACACCGAGAAGGTCGCGATGCCGGCCGGGACCGTTCCCGGCACCGCGCTCGGCGAGGTGGACGCCAAGCTCGACGGCCTCGTGCTCACCGCCGACCTGCTCCCCAGCCAGCTCCTGCTGCGGGGGATGTTCGCCGAGCCCAGCCAGGTGACCGGTGGCCTGGCCGTGCCGGACGGCAAGCTCGCCGTCAGCGTGCAGGTGACCGCCGCCGCCCGGGTCGCCGGCTATGTACGCCCCGGCTCGCGGGTCGCCGTCTTCACCACGTTCACGATGCGCGAGGGGCGCGGGCGCGTACCGGCGGGTGACGGCCTGAGCAGCGGCCACGAGTACAACCAGGCGACCCGCATGCTGCTGCCCCGCGTCGAGGTGATCGCCGTCGGCGAGCGGGGAGCCGCCGGGGCGGTGACCGCCGGCGACGCTCCCGCCACGGCGGAGCCGGCCGCGAAGGCGGGCTCGACCGGCACGAAGTCCGCCGCCGGGATGCTGGTCACGGTCGCGGTGACCCAGGAGGAGGCGGAGAAACTGCTCCACGTCTCCCTGACCGGAGTGCTGTCGCTGGCGCTGCTGGACGACACGGCCACCGTGCAGCCCGACGAGGGCATCGACAACAACTCCCTCTTCCCGTGACAGTCCGTCTCCCTTTGCCAGTCCCCTTCCCGCGACAGGGCCGATGATGACCATCTACTGTGACCCCGGTTCCCTGCCCGGCTACCCGGGTTCGGCCGAGCCCGACTGTGCCGTACCCGAGCCGTCGCTGCTGCCGGCGGCCCTGGCCGAGCGTCCCGACGCCCAGCTTGTCGTGCTGGGCCCCGGCGTGCCGCTCGACGAGGCCGTCGCGTTCACCGCCCGGCAGCGCGTGGAGCGGCCCTCGCTCGGTGTCGTGCTGCTGCGCGACCGCGTCGAGGTGGACGTGCTCGCCGAGGCCATGCGCGCCGGCATCCGGGAGGTCGTCGCGGCCGGTGACCGCGACGCCGTGGACGCCGCCTGCGCCCGGTCGCTGGATCTGACGCGCCGGCTCAGCCCGGCGGCACCGGTCGCGGGCGCCCAGGTGATCACCGTCTTCGCGGGCAAGGGCGGCGTCGGCAAGAGCACGATCGCCACCAACCTGGCCGTCACCCT is a genomic window containing:
- a CDS encoding LysR family transcriptional regulator gives rise to the protein MTPARLQTFLAIVEHGSARAAAQRLSVTESAVSAALAALHREAGVVLFERHGRGLRLTESGRIFAGYARRILGLLDEGLSAARQSGDPERGRVRLGAVTTAGEYLVPGLLASFRARYPQVEVTLDVGVRDRMSALLADHRLDIVIGGRPSRGSSTRATRPNSLIVVAAPGTVPELSAVTWLLREPGSGTRDTALALLDALQVAPPTLALGSHGAVVASAALGLGVTLVSADAVTGHLRQGTLQRVPVRGTPLHRPWHAVTTAAPTATATLFLEHITDRDSVGELAFRPRRGPARD
- a CDS encoding ribulose bisphosphate carboxylase small subunit, which translates into the protein MYLRHGSFSYLPELTDDEIAAQVRYALLNGWPISVEYTDDPHPRNVYWEMWGLPMFDLAEPDGVLREINDCRATFPGHYVRVLAYDAKLGRQTIAMSFVVQRPAEEPGFRLDRTEGSDRVQRYGVHSYATEAPSGARYGRGGDGAR
- a CDS encoding AAA family ATPase, which produces MSTADSGFSMYRPGAAPASGGGEPAAPPAPILDAQAKVDMQADEAAARVRAVLGAVDAELVGLAGVKRRIREIAALLMVDRARARFGLVASRPSLHMSFAGGPGTGKTTVALRMAEILHALGYLRAPRVHPVTRDDLVGQFIGHTAPKTKEALARAAGGVLFIDEAYYLYRPDNERDYGQEAIEILLQEMESARDSLVVIFAGYEDRMETFFSSNPGLSSRVSHHIQFEDYGTDELAEIAELMLTRDAYRFTDAAREAFQEYLDRRRTMPRFANARSVRNALERARLRQANRLVALSGKVSRDDLMLITEEDVRRSRVFAESPDRG
- a CDS encoding class 1 fructose-bisphosphatase, which gives rise to MPEAHKTLTRYTIEQEHRHLDSTGDFSGLLNAISTAVKIIANQVNKGALVGAPKNLDGISNEVMIGETEWTGHLAAMTSDRTGDVYPVPQPYRRGKYLLAFDPLDGSDTIDVGIPVGTIFSILRSPRPNAPASAADFLQQGVAQVCAGFALYGPSTVLVLTTGDGVDGFTLDRDIGAFILTHPRMRIPESTEEFAINASNERFWEPPVKRYVAECLAGRSGTRQRDFTMRWVACLAAETFRILTHGGVFLDPDDSGAGRPRRPRLLYAANPIAYVVEQAGGLASTGRQRLMTCVPGGLRERVPLIFGSRTEVERIERYHRDRVDLHDDDFSLFNTRSLFRT
- a CDS encoding dihydrofolate reductase family protein translates to MRKLVYYVAASLDGFIAAPDGSWEFFGPVDPDLAAFVNDRFPETIPTALREQFGVTAPHQAFDTVVMGRGTYEPALAVGVTSPYAHLRQYVFSRTLDPATDPAVTVVADDPVPYLRELKQQPGMDIWLCGGGAFAAAVRSEIDEFVVKLNPVLAGGGVPLVGGPFDPQRLTLLDATPVGANGIVVLRYRSDRDRT
- a CDS encoding TetR/AcrR family transcriptional regulator, translated to MARNPERRRLLADAGLRVLAESGARGLTHRAVDAEAAVPIGTASNYFRSRDALLGALGERIMERFTPDEAVLADLADREPGRELFVDYLRYILQRTTAQPELTRALIELRLEAARRPGLAEILGGTLRRHYRDDVAFHETTGLPGGAAEIALLHYAMDGLLLDLLTTSIGADLSPDDAVTAFVDRLVR
- a CDS encoding ribulose-bisphosphate carboxylase large subunit, with the protein product MTEPDRWDPGVHSYASMGYYDADYRPKDTDVLAVFRVTPQPGVEPVEAAAAVAGESSTATWTVVWTDRLTANTHYQAKCYRVDPVPGRDGEHLAYVAYDIDLFEEGSIANLTSSIIGNVFGFKPLKALRLEDMRIPVAYVKTFQGPAHGIVTEREVLNKFGRPLLGATIKPKLGLSARNYGRVVYEACRGGLDFTKDDENINSQPFMRWRDRFLYAMEGVNRAMAQTGEIKGHYLNITAATVEDMYERAEFAKELGSVVVMMDLTVGYSAMQSMAHWARRNSVLLHLHRAGHSTYTRQKTHGVSFRVIAKWSRLIGVDHVHAGTIVGKLEGDPATTKGFYDTLRLGHVPANHGNGIFFDQDWASMPGVLPVASGGIHAGQMHQLVDLLGEDVILQFGGGTIGHPLGVAAGAEANRVALEAIIKARNEGRNLLKEGPDILRSAGQRNRPLEVALATWGDVTFDYAATDAPDAVATASV